A stretch of DNA from Streptomyces gobiensis:
CACGCCCGTCACACCCGTCACGCCCGCACCGGCACCCCGAAGCTGCTGCGCGCCGGACTCGCCCTCACCGCTGCGGGCGCGGCGGTCCTCGGCGGGGCCGGTGGGGCACACGCCGACATCATCAATCTCGATGACCCCGAGACCACGGTGGGCCATGCCCTCACCCCGCTGAAGCGACTGCAGCTCCACCCGCTGGCCAACACCGGCGTGGACCCCCTCGACAATGTGGTCGGCGCCCAGATCGCCGACTTCCAGCCGGTCACCAGCGGAGCGGCAACGGACCCCATCACCGGCGGCGGCACCCTGTCCGACCTCCCCCTCACCGCCGACGTAACCCGCCTGCTCCCCGGGTGACCGGGGGCACGTGCGAGCCCCGCTCCCCGGACGGCGGGGGAGCGGGGCGGTTTGTGCCGAGCACCGGCAGGACGAACGGCGTCGTAGAAGGAGCGCGTCAGTAGGAGGAGCGCGTCAGTAGGACGAGCCGGAGGCGCCCAGGCTGCCTGTGGGGTGCCAGACCGTCTTGGTCTCCAGGAAGGAGAGCATCCGGTCGGTACCCGGGTCGGCGGACCAGTCCGCGGCATGGGGCCGGACAACGCGCTTGAGGTTGTCCGCTGCCGCGATCTCCAGCTCCTTGGCCAGCTCCGGCTCCGCCCCCGCGAGGTCAATCGCGTTGACGTCCTGGTGTGCGGCCAGCGGGGCGCCGAGCTCGGCGGGCTTGCCGGACAGGATGTTGACCACGCCGCCCGGGAGATCGGAGGTGGCCAGCACCTCGCCGAGGGAGAGCGCCGGGAGAGGGGACTTCCGGCTGGGGACCACCACGGCGGTGTTGCCGGTGACGATCGCCGGGGCGATGACGGAGACCAGACCGAGGAAGGACGAGTCCTGGGGGGCCAGGACGGCGACCACGCCGGTGGGCTCCGGGGTGGAGAGGTTGAAGAACGGGCCCGCCACCGGGTTGGCGCCGCCCGCCACCTGGGCAATCTTGTCGGACCAGCCCGCGTACCAGACCCAGCGGTCAATGGCCGCGTCCACCTGGGCGGTCGCCTTGGGCTTGGACAGCCCTTCCGCGTCGGCCACTTCGGCGATGAACTGGTCGCGGCGGCCCTCCAGCATCTCGGCGACGCGGTAGAGGATCTGGCCACGGTTGTAGGCGGTGGCGCCCGCCCAGCCGCCGAAGGCCTTACGCGCGGCGACAACCGCGTCGCGGGCGTCCTTACGGGACGACAGGGGAGCGTTCGCCAGCCAGTTGCCCTTGGAGTCGGTCACCTCGTACACCCGCCCGCTCTCGGAACGGGGGAACTTGCCCCCGATGAAGAGTTTGTAGGTCTTCAGGACGCTGAGTCGGTCAGACATTGAGGTACGCCTCCAGACCATGGCGGCCGCCCTCGCGGCCGAAGCCCGACTCCTTGTAGCCGCCGAAGGGCGAGGTCGGGTCGAACTTGTTGAACGTATTGGCCCAGACGACACCCGCCCGGAGCTTGCCCGCCATCGCCAGGATGCGCGAGCCCTTCTCCGTCCAGATGCCCGCGGAGAGGCCGTAGGGGGAGTTGTTGGCCTTGGCGATCGCCTCATCGGGCGTACGGAAGGTCAGCACCGAGAGCACGGGGCCGAAGATCTCGTCGCGGGCGATCGTGTGCGCCTGTGTGACGCCGGTGAAGAGCGTGGGCGCGAACCAGTAGCCGGAGGTGGGAAGTTCGCAGGCAGGGGACCAGCGCTCGGCGCCCTCCGCCTCACCGGTCTCGGCGAGGGCCTTGATACGGGCCAGCTGCTCGGCGGAGTTGATCGCGCCGATGTCGGTGTTCTTGTCCAGCGGGTCGCCGATCCGGAGGGTCTGGAGACGGCGCTTGAGGGAGTCGAGCACTTCGTCGTGGACGGACTCCTGGACCAGTAGGCGGGAGCCCGCGCAGCAGACCTGCCCCTGGTTGAAGAAGATGCCGGTGACGATGCCCTCGACGGCCTGGTCGATGGGGGCGTCATCGAAGACGATGTTCGCGCCCTTGCCGCCCAGCTCCAGGGTGAGCTTCTTGTCCGTCCCCGCGAGCGTACGGGCGATCTCCTTGCCGACGGCCGTGGAACCGGTGAACGCCACCTTGTTGATGCCGGGGTGCGCCACCAGCTCGGCACCCGTCGAACCGTCGCCGGTGACGATGTTGACGACACCTTTCGGCAGACCCGCCTGACGGCAGATGTCCGCGAAGAACAGCGCGGAGAGCGGGGTCGTCTCGGCGGGCTTCAGAACGACCGTGTTGCCGGTCGCCAGCGCGGGGGCGATCTTCCAGGCCAGCATCAGCAGGGGGAAGTTCCAGGGGATGACCTGCCCCGCCACGCCCAGCGGCCGCGGATCCGGCCCGTAGCCCGCGTGGCCGAGCTTGTCGGCCCAGCCCGCGTGGTAGAAGAAGTGCGCGGCGACGAGCGGAAGGTCGGCGTCGCGGGTCTCGCGGATCGGCTTGCCGTTGTCCAGCGTCTCCAGGACGGCCAGCTCCCGGGAGCGCTCCTGGATGATGCGGGCGATTCGGAAGAGGTACTTGCCGCGCTCCGCGCCGGGCAGCGCCGACCACTTCTCGAAGGCCTTACGGGCGGCCTTCACCGCCGTGTCGACATCCTCCGGGCTCGCCTGGGCGACCTCGGAGAGGACCTCTTCGCTCGCGGGCGAGATGGTCTTGAAGACCTTGCCGCCGGTCGCTGCGCGGAACTCGCCGTCGATGAAGAGCCCATAGGAGGGCGCGATGTCGACGACCGCGCGGGACTCGGGTGCGGGTGCGTATTCAAAAGCCATTGCCATGGTGTGTCTCAGTCCACCGTTACGTAGTCGGGACCGGAGTAGCGGCCGGTGCGCAGCTTCTGGCGCTGCATCAACAGGTCGTTCAGCAGGCTGGAGGCGCCGAAACGGAACCATTCGTTGGTGAGCCAGTCATCGCCCAGCGTCTCGTTGACCATCACCAGGTACTTGATCGCGTCCTTGGTGGTCCGGATGCCGCCCGCGGGCTTCACCCCGATCTGGACGCCGGTCGCGGCGCGGAAGTCACGCACGGCCTCCATCATCAGCAGGGTGTTGGCGGGAGTGGCGTTCACCGCCACCTTGCCCGTGGATGTCTTGATGAAGTCGGCCCCCGCGAGCATCGCCAGCCAGGAGGCGCGGCGGATGTTGTCGTAGGTGGACAGCTCGCCGTTCTCGAAAATGACCTTCAGACGGGCCGCGTCTCCCTGCGGGCGCGCACACGCCTCCTTCACGGCCTTGATCTCCTCGAAGACCTGCATATAGCGACCGGCCAGAAAGGCGCCCCGGTCGATCACCATGTCGATCTCGTCGGCCCCGGCCTCCACCGCGTCCTTGGTGTCGGCGAGCTTGACCGGCAGCGCGGCCCGGCCCGCCGGGAAGGCGGTGGCGACAGAGGCGACCTTGACGTCCGGGCCACCGCCGCCCAGCAGGGCTTGCTTGGCGGTGGCCGCCATGTCCGGATAGACACAGATCGCGGCGACCTTGGGGGTGCCGCGGTCCGTCGGGTCCGGGTTGATCCCCTTGGCGCAGAGCGCCCGGACCTTGCCGGGCGTATCGGCCCCTTCGAGGGTGGTCAGGTCGATCATCGAGATGGCCAGGTCGATGGCGTACGCCTTCGATGTGGTCTTGATCGAGCGGGTGCCGAGGGATGCGGCGCGGGCTTCGAGGCCAACCGTGTCGACACCGGGCAGGCCGTGCAGATAGCGGCGCAGCGCGGAATCGGACGCGGTGGCGTCCGCCAGTGCGGGTACCGCCGTGGGCGTGGATGGCATGGTCACCAGCTGAGCATATCTACGCGCGTAGCGGCCTGTCATCCCCCCTGCCCTCATATCCGCATCGCCGCCGTCGGGCAGAATCGGGCGTATGACGAGTGAGCCGCCCACGTACGCCGACCGCTGCTATCGCTCCGGCGCCGCCCTGGCGGGAGGGGTACTGCTGCTCGCGCTGGCCGCCTGGCTGGGCGGTGACGCCATGATCCGTGGTGAGGGCCGTACGCCCGTAGTCGCGGCGGCGGCGATGCTCTTCGCAGTGCCGTTGGTCGTCGCCTTCACGTTGCGGCCCGCGGTCTACGCGGGCCCGGAGCGGCTGCGGATCCGTAACCCGTTCCGCACGGTCACACTGCCGTGGGCCACGGTCGACACCGTACGGGCGGGCTACTCCAGTGAGGTCATCGCGGACGGCAAGAAGTACCAGCTCTGGGCGATCCCGGTCTCCTTGCGCGACCGGAAGAAGGCGCAGCGGCACAATGAGCGGCTGGCGAGCGGGCGGCCCGGTGGGCAGCCCATGCGGGGGCTGCTCGGCATGAGGCATATCGAGGACAGCGCGACCGAGCGGAAGGCGCCGAGTGATGAGGCGGTCGCCGAGCTCCGTGAGCTTGCCGAGCGGCATGCCGACAGCACGGGCACGCCCTCCGCGCGCTGGGCGTACGAGATCCTCGCGCCGCTCGTGGTGGGCGGCATCGCCCTTGTCGTGATCCTCGCGTCAGTGCGCGGCTAGGAGCTGTTTCTCGGCGTCGTCGAGGTAGGCCGCGAGCGCGCGCTGTGCCCGGGTGACATCGTGGGCCTCCAGCAGGGTCAGGATCTCGCGGTTCCGCTTGACGTATGGCTCATGGAGCTTCCCTGGGTTCTCCACAACGTGGAAGACCAGGCGCAGTTCGGCGAGGAGCTGGCGCATGAGCTCGTCGATGCGCGGGCTCCCGGCGAGCGCGGCGATGGCCTGGTGGAACCGCACATTGGCGGTGCCGATGTCCGCTCCGCGCTGCTCGGCGGCGGCCCGTTCACCCTCCGCCACGGCCGCTCGCAGCGCGTGCAGCCGCTCGTCGCTCATCGCGTCGGCGGCACCCCCTACGGCGGCCGTCTCGATGAGCCTGCGGACCCGGAAGAGGTCGACGACGTCGGCCGTGGTCGGGGTGCGGACGAACACGCCCCGGTTGAGCTCATGTACCACGAGGCGTTCATGGGAGAGCAGCCGGAAGGCCTCGCGCAGGGTGTTCCGGGAGATGCCGAGCGCACCGCCGATGGCCTCCTCGGACAGTCGGGCGCCGGGCCGCAGCAGACCTTCGATGATCCGTGCCCGAAGGATCTCCGCGACCCGCTCGACGGTGCTGGTCCGGCCCAGCAGCGGCCGGTCGCCCGCCAGCTCGGCGAAGGCGGCTGAATCACCGGACTCCGCTGCGCGTGCTGCCACCACGGTTACCTCCCGCCGGACAGCCTACTCAAGAAAGGTTCTACGCAACCATTGCAGGATTGTTGAACGATCCTTACGTTGGGGTCTCAAAGCAGGTGCCTGGACGCGGTTTTCAACCAGTGAGGAGCCCCGCCATGAGCGAACCTGTCAGCCAAGTCAAGCCAACCGAGACGCAACGCCCCAAGCCCCGCAGGTTCGGACCGGGGCTGCTGGTCACCGCCGCCTTCATCGGCCCCGGGACGGTCACCACCGCGAGCATCGCCGGTGCCGACTTCGGCTTCGCGCTGGTGTGGGCGCTGGTGTTCTCCATCGGCGCGGCGATGGTGCTGCAGGAGATGTCGGCCCGCCTCGGGATCGTGAGCCGGGGCGGCCTCGGCGAGGCGCTGCGTACGACCTTCCGCCAACCCGTCGTGTCCTATGGCGCCATCACGCTGGTCGTGGTGGCGATCGCGTTCGGCAACGCGGCCTTCCAGACCGGCAACCTCACCGGCGCGGGCCTGGGACTTGAAGCGCTCACCGGGGCATCGCCACAGCTGTGGGCCGGGGTGGTCGGCATCACGGCCTTCGTCCTGCTGCTGACCGGCACCTACCGCCTGATCGAGGGCGCGGTGATCACCCTCGTCGTCGTGATGAGCGTGGTGTTCGTGGCGACGGCGGTGATCGTACGGCCGGATCTGACGGAGCTGTTCGGCGGGCTCGTGCCACAACTGCCCTCGGGCGCGACGCTTACGGTGATCGCGCTGATCGGCACCACCGTCGTGCCGTACAACCTGTTTCTGCACGCGAGCTCCGTACGGCAGAAGTGGACCGATGACACACCCGTCGACCGGGCGCTGACGGAGGCGCGCAGCGACACCTATCTCTCCATCGGGCTGGGCGGCCTGATCACCCTTGCGGTGATCACCACCGCGGCGACGGCCATGTTCGCCAAGGGGCTCCGCGTCGAGAGCGCCGCCGATATGGCCGCTCAGCTGGAGCCCCTGCTCGGACCGGCGGCCCAGGGCTTCTTCGCGGCCGGGCTGTTCGCCGCCGGTCTCACCAGCGCCATCACCGCACCGCTGGCGGCGGCCTTCGCGGTCAGCGGGGCGCTGGGCTGGCGGCCGGACCTGAAGTCCGCCAGGTTCCGTACGGTGTGGGCGCTGGTGATCCTCGCGGGCACGGCGTTCGCGGTGCTCGGCGAGAACCCGGTGGCCGCGATCCTCTTCGCCCAGGCGGCCAACGGGCTGTGCCTGCCGGTCATCGCGGTGTTCCTGCTGAGGGTGATGAACCGCCGCGATCTGCTCGGCGGCTACCGCAACAACCTCACCCGCAATGTGCTGGGCTGCGCCGTGGTGCTCATAGCCACCGGCCTCGGCCTCTTCAACATCCTGCGCGCACTCGGCATCGCGGGCTGACACGGGCTGACACGGGCCGACGCGGCTGCGCGGCTGACTACATCCGGAGCGAATTCCACCATGTCGAACAAGCGCGACAAGCACGATCGGCTCATCGATCGGCTCATCGATCTCAACTGCGATCTCGGGGAGGGCTTCGGCAGTTGGCGCATGGGTGACGACGACGCACTGCTGCCCCTGGTGACCAGCGCGAACGTCGCATGCGGCTTCCACGCCGGTGACCCGACCATCATGCGCCGGGTCTGTGAGCGCGCAGCCGCCGACGGGGTGACCATCGGCGCCCATGTGGGCTACCGGGACCTGGCCGGTTTCGGACGGCGGCGCATCGATGTCGACCCGGCCGAGCTCACCGACGAGATCCTCTACCAGATCGGCGCGCTCGACACATTCGCCCGGCTGGCCGGTGAACGGGTGGGATACGTCAAGCCGCACGGTGCGCTGTACAACACGGCCATGACCGATCCCGGCCAGGCAGGCGCGGTGGTGGAGGCGGTACGCCGCTACGATCCGCGCCTGCCGGTGCTCGGCCTGCCCGGCTCGGAGCTGCTGCGCGCAGCCGAGTCGGCGGGCCTCACCGGTGTGCCGGAGGCTTTCGCCGACCGCGCCTACTCCGCCGACGGGCAACTGCTCTCCCGCCGCCTCCCCGGCGCGGTCCTGCACGACCCCGAAGTGATCGCGGACCGCTGCGTACGCCTGGCCACCGAGGGGAAGATCGACGCCGTCGACGGTACGGCGCTCTCGGTGCCCGCGCGCTCCATCTGCGTACACGGCGACACACCCCAGGCCGTTGAGATCGCCCGCCGGGTGCGGCAGGGCCTGACCGACGCGGGCGTCGGGCTGGCCCCGTTCACGGGCCGGGCGGCGGCCTGATGCGCGTCCTGCCCTGCGGCGACCACGCGGCACTCGTCGAACTCGACGAGCCCCAGCAGGTCCTCAGCCTGTACACCACGCTGCGCCAGGAACCGCCCCACGGCACAACCGAGTTCGTGCCCGCGGCGCACACGGTACTCATCCGCTACGACCCGGCCCGTACCACCATCGACCGGCTGACCAGCGACGTGCGGCGCCTCGACCTGGCACATGCCGTACACACCACCGACCGGCTGGTGGAGGTCCCAGTCCGGTACGACGGCGATGACCTCGCCCAGGTCGCCCAGCTCACCGGAATGAGCCCCCGCGCCGTCATCGCCCGGCACCAAGCGAGCGACTACACCGTGGCGTTCTCCGGCTTCGCCCCCGGGTTCGCCTATCTCACCGGCCTCGACCCGGCGCTTCAGGTGCCGCGCCACGCCACCCCGCGTACCAGGGTCCCGGCCGGCGCCATCGCGCTGGCCGGGCAGTTCACGGCGGTCTACCCCCGTTCCTCACCCGGCGGCTGGCGCATCATCGGCCATACCGATCTGCCCGTCTGGAACCTCGACCACGATCCGCCGATGGCCCTCGCACCGGGCACCCGCGTCCGCTTTGTTGAGTTCGCCGGGGTGACCGCGTGATCGAGATCCTCATCCCGGGCCCGCTCACCACCATCCAGGACCTTGGCCGCCCCGGACTGGCCCACCTCGGCGTGGGCCGGTCCGGCGCCGCCGACCGGCCCAGCCTCCGCCTGGCGAACCGGCTCGTCGGCAACCCCGAGGGCGCCGCCGGGCTCGAACTCACCCACGGCGGTCTCACCGCCCGCTTCACCCGCCACACCCTTGTCGCCCTCACCGGAGCTCCCTGCCCGGCCCGCATCGACGGCCGCCCGGTGGATATGTACGCCCCGCTCTCCGCCGCCCCGGGCCAGCGGCTCCGTATCGGGCACCCGGCCCACGGACTGCGCACCTACCTGGCCATCCGGGGCGGCATCGACGTCCCGGAAGTCCTGGGCGCCCGGGCTACGGACGTACTGGCGGGTTTGGGCCCCGCCCCGCTGGAGCCCGGCCAGACCCTGCCCATCGGCACCACCGCACTCCCGCACCCCGCCATCGACCTGGCTCCCCAGTCCCCCTGGCCCGACCAGCCCGTACTACGGGTCACCCCCGGCCCCCGCGACGACTGGTTCACCCCCGGCGCCCTCACACAACTCACCTCGGCCGCCTACGAGGTCACCGAGCACAGCAACCGCGTCGGCCTCCGGCTCCGCGGCCCAGCCCTGCAACGCCGCGTCCCCCGCGAGCTGCCCCCCGAGCCGATGGTCCCCGGCGCCCTCCAAGTCCCGCCCGACGGTCAGCCTGTCCTCTTCCTCGCCGACCACCCGGTCACCGGCGGCTACCCGGTCATCGGCGTCGTCACCACCACCGACCTCCCCCTGGCCGCCCAGACCCGCCCCGGCCAGCACATCACCTTCCGGCTGTTCCGGGGACGAGGCCGAACACGCACCTGACGTCCGCCGGGCGAGGATTCCCCAATCCCGGCCCCTTCCCGAAACTGGGGGGCTGACGCCCCCCAGACCCCCGGAGCCCGGAGCCCGGGGCCGGGGTGCAAGCACCCGGTTCTGGGAAGGTGGGGACCTCCTGGGGCACCGCCCTGGGGGCACCGCCCAGCGTTAGCTGGGGGAGGTAGCTGGCCGGTAGCGGGCCTCCTGCGTACACAGGAATGCCGAGTACAGGAATGTCGAGAACTGTACAGTTCTCGACATGAGTGACACGTACTCCATGACTGAGGCTCGCGCGAACTTCGGCACGCTGGTGCGTCGGGCTGCCCATTCCCGCGAGCGCGTCGCCATCACCGACCATGGGCACATCGCGGCCATACTGATCAATCCACAGGAGCTCGCCGACCTCGAAGACAGCCTCGCTCTGGCCGAGTACCAGCTGGAGAAGACCACCGGCACGGTGACCACCGTCTCGCACGACCATGTGGTCCGCGAAGCCGAGGGCGAGCCCCGGGGCAACGCCGCGTGACCTACCGCGTCGAGTGGCGCGCGTCCGCCAAGCAAAAGATCAGACGCCGTGAACGCGCTTGCGCACAGCCCGCGTCCCACAGGTGCTCACGCGTACGGGTCACCTGACATGCTCCGCGTCCACATCGGCCGCCAACGCCTGATGTACGAGGTAGCCGATGCCGTGGTCAGCATCACCGTGATTCACATCGGCCGGATGCCCTGACACCTGAGGGACTTCCGGACCCGGGGGCTGGGGGCGACAGCCCCCAGTTTCGGGAAGGTGGGGCACCTCCTGGGGGCACCTCCCAGACGGAGTCTGGGGGAGGTAGCTGGGGGAGGGTTAGGGGAAAGCCCCGCCGTCAGATACCCGCGGCCACCGCGAAGTCGGACTTCAAGCGCGCCAGCACACCCGCCGCGCGCTCCCGCGCAGCGGAAAGCGCCCCCTCATCCGCCACCGGGACGACGACCTCCAGGTAGCACTTCAGCTTCGGCTCCGTCCCGCTCGGCCGGACGATGACCCGGGCGTCCACCTCGCCGGAGAGGCGATAGCGCAGACCGTCCGTCGGCGGCAACGCCTCGCTGCCCTCACTCAGGTCCTCCGCCGAGGTGACGGCCAGCCCGGCCAGCGAGACCGGCGGCGCCTCACGCAGCCGCCGCATCGCCGCCGCGATCAGCGACAGATCCGAGACCCGGACCGACAGCTGATCCGTCGCGTGCAGTCCGTGCTCGACGGCCAGCTCGTCCAGCAGACCGGTCAGCGACCGCCCCGCCGCCTTCAGCTCCGCCGCCAGCTCCGCGATCAGCAGTGCCGCCGTGATGCCGTCCTTGTCCCGGACGCCCTCCGGGTCGACGCAGTAGCCCAGCGCCTCCTCGTACCCGTAGCGCAGCCCCGGCACCCGGGCGATCCACTTGAAGCCGGTGAGGGTCTCCGCGTACCCCAGCCCCGCCGCTGCGGCGATCCGCCCCAGCAGCGAGGACGAGACGATCGACTCGGCGAACGTCCCCGTCGCGCCCTTACGCACCAGATGCGCCGCCAGCAGCGCGCCGACCTCGTCACCGTGCAGCATGCGCCAGCCGGTACCCGCCCCGCCGCCGTCCGGCACGGCCACCGCGCAGCGGTCCGCGTCCGGGTCGTTGGCGATGATGATGTCGGGCCGCACCGCCCGTGCCGTGGCGTACGCGAGGTCCATCGCCCCCGGCTCCTCCGGGTTCGGGAAGGCCACGGTCGGGAAGTCAGGATCGGGCTCGGCCTGCTCGGCGACGGCGACCGGCGCCGGGAACCCGGCGCGTACGAACGCAGCCGACACGGTGTCGCCGCCGACACCGTGCAGCGCGGTGTGCACCACCCGTACCTCGCGCGGCGACCCCTGAGTGAGGACGGTCTCCGCACGGGCCAGATACGCCTCGACGATCTCCTCGCCCAGGATGTCCCAGCCGCCCTCGGCCCGCGCCACATCGGCCAGCGAACCGATCGCCGCGATCTCCCCGGCGATGCCCGTATCGGCGGGGGGCACGATCTGCGAGCCATCGCCGAGATAGACCTTGTAGCCGTTATCGCGTGGCGGATTGTGGCTGGCCGTCACGGTGACGCCCGCCACCGCGCCGAGGTGGCGGATGGCGAAGGCCAGCACGGGCGTCGGCAGCGGCCGGGGCAGCAGCGCCGCCCGCAGTCCCGCGCCCACCATCACGGCGGCCGTATCGCGTGCGAAGTCCTCGCTCTTGTAGCGGGCGTCATACCCGATCACGACGAGCCCGCCGCCGTGGCCCTCCCGACGGAGGTATGCGGCCAGCCCGGCCGCGGCCCGGATGACAACGGCACGGTTCATCCGCATCGGCCCGGCGCCCAGCTCACCGCGTAGTCCGGCGGTGCCGAACTGCAGCGTGCCGGAGAAGCGGTCGGCCAGCTCGGCCGGGTCGCCCGGGTCGAGCAGCTGGGCCAGCTCCTCCCGGGTCTCCGGATCCGGGTCCTCGGCCAGCCACGCCCGGGCCTGTGCGATCACGTCATGGTGCTGCGTCACGCAATGCGCCTCTCACGAGCGGGCCCGGGTGAGCCCCGGGCCCCAGGGGGTCTGGGGGCGGAGCCCCCAGTTTCGGGAAGGGGAGGGGATTGGGGGATCGGGGAAAGGTCACCCCGCCACGGTCCAGGCGCGGCCTAGACCCGGCCGAGCACCTGCGCCAGCAGCGCCCCCATCCGCGCAGCGGAATCGCGGCCCGCCTGCAGGACCTCTTCATGGTTGAGGGGCTCGCCGGTCATCCCGGCCGCCAGGTTGGTGACCAGGGAGATCCCCAGCACCTCGGCGCCCGCCTCACGGGCGGCGATCGCCTCCAGCACGGTGGACATACCGACCAGGTCACCACCGATGGTGCGGATCATATTGATCTCGGCGGGCGTCTCATAGTGCGGGCCGGGGCACTGGACGTAGACGCCTTCCTCCAGCGACGGGTCGATCTCCCGGCACAGCGCACGCAGCCGCGGTGAGTAGAGATCCGTCAGGTCGACGAAGTTGGCACCGGCGATCGGCGAGGCGGCGGTCATATTGATGTGGTCGCTGATCAGGATCGGCTGGCCCGGCCGCATACCCTCGCGCAGACCACCGCAGCCGTTCGTCAGAACGATGGTCTTGCAGCCCGCGGCCACGGCCGTACGTACGCCGTGGGCGACAGCGGCGACACCGCGGCCCTCGTAGTAGTGGGTGCGGCCCAGAAAGACGAGTGCACGCTTGTCGCCGATCCTGTACGAGCGGATCTTGCCCGCGTGGCCCGCTACCGCGGGCGGCGGGAAGCCGGGCAGCTCGGTGACCGGAAACTCGTGCTCGGGCTCGCCCAGGGCCGCCGCGGCGGGGACCCATCCGGAGCCCATCACCAGGGCGACGTCGTGGCTCTCCGCGCCGGTGATCTCGCGCAGCCGGTCGGCCGCCGCGTCGGCGGCGCGGTGGGGGTCGGTGGGGATATCAGATGCGTTCACGCGATGAGGGTAGCCCTTTCTCGGCTACGCGCGTAGAAGGGATGCGAGAGTGCGGTGAAACCCACAAAGAAACGGCACCGCTCCTTGTGCCTTCGTACCCCGCCGCGCCCCCGCCGCGCCCCCGCCGCGCTCCCGCCGCGGGTCCCGGTCAGCAGGGCCGCTTGCGCAGCTCCATCACATAGTCGTGCGGCGCCCCCGCCGACTCCGCCGCATCGGCGATCTCGCTCAGGTAACGGGCCGAGGGCAGCCCGCCCTCGTAGCCGTTCAGGACGTAGACCCACGCCGCCTCGTCGCCGTCCAGCGTGTGCACTTTCATCCGCATTCGCCGGTAGATGTCCAGGCCGACACCTTCCCAGCGGTCCATGGATTCCTCGTCCATCGGCGCGATGTCGTACAGCGCGACAAAGACCTCCGAGCGCGGTGCCTCCACGATCGTCGCGAGCGCGCCTTCCCAGCCCATGTGCTCGCCACCGAAGGTGAGCCGCCAGTCAGTGATCCAGCCCGTGCAGCGCAGCGGGGAGTGCGGTGCACGGCGGGACATCAGCCGGGCATCGAGGTTTCCGGCGTATGCGGCGTAGAGCGACATGTGCACGAGGGTACGGGAGGGATGTACGGGTAAGGGGGTGACCGAAGTCCGCTTGCCGGGGGTCGGCGGGTGATCGAACGTTGCGTACGAGACACTGGAGTATGTGACTCGGATCGTGATTATCGGTGGCGGACCTGGCGGATACGAAGCGGCTTTGGTGGCCGCGCAGCTTGGCGCGGAAGTGACCGTCGTCGATTGTGACGGGCTGGGCGGGGCGTCGGTGCTGACCGACTGTGTGCCGTCGAAGACGCTGATCGCGACCGCCGAGGTGATGACGAACTTCGACTCCTCCTACCAGGAGCTGGGCATCACGGTCGGCGAGACCACCGCCGAGAACGGTGTGGGCGTGGACCTCGGCCGGGTCAACCGACGGGTGAAGCGGCTCGCGCTCGCCCAGTCGCACGACATCACCGCCTCCGTCACCCGCGCGGGCGCCCGGGTCATGCGCGGCCGTGGACGGCTGGAGCCGAACC
This window harbors:
- a CDS encoding aldehyde dehydrogenase family protein yields the protein MSDRLSVLKTYKLFIGGKFPRSESGRVYEVTDSKGNWLANAPLSSRKDARDAVVAARKAFGGWAGATAYNRGQILYRVAEMLEGRRDQFIAEVADAEGLSKPKATAQVDAAIDRWVWYAGWSDKIAQVAGGANPVAGPFFNLSTPEPTGVVAVLAPQDSSFLGLVSVIAPAIVTGNTAVVVPSRKSPLPALSLGEVLATSDLPGGVVNILSGKPAELGAPLAAHQDVNAIDLAGAEPELAKELEIAAADNLKRVVRPHAADWSADPGTDRMLSFLETKTVWHPTGSLGASGSSY
- the deoC gene encoding deoxyribose-phosphate aldolase, which translates into the protein MPSTPTAVPALADATASDSALRRYLHGLPGVDTVGLEARAASLGTRSIKTTSKAYAIDLAISMIDLTTLEGADTPGKVRALCAKGINPDPTDRGTPKVAAICVYPDMAATAKQALLGGGGPDVKVASVATAFPAGRAALPVKLADTKDAVEAGADEIDMVIDRGAFLAGRYMQVFEEIKAVKEACARPQGDAARLKVIFENGELSTYDNIRRASWLAMLAGADFIKTSTGKVAVNATPANTLLMMEAVRDFRAATGVQIGVKPAGGIRTTKDAIKYLVMVNETLGDDWLTNEWFRFGASSLLNDLLMQRQKLRTGRYSGPDYVTVD
- a CDS encoding PH domain-containing protein, encoding MTSEPPTYADRCYRSGAALAGGVLLLALAAWLGGDAMIRGEGRTPVVAAAAMLFAVPLVVAFTLRPAVYAGPERLRIRNPFRTVTLPWATVDTVRAGYSSEVIADGKKYQLWAIPVSLRDRKKAQRHNERLASGRPGGQPMRGLLGMRHIEDSATERKAPSDEAVAELRELAERHADSTGTPSARWAYEILAPLVVGGIALVVILASVRG
- a CDS encoding aldehyde dehydrogenase family protein, coding for MAMAFEYAPAPESRAVVDIAPSYGLFIDGEFRAATGGKVFKTISPASEEVLSEVAQASPEDVDTAVKAARKAFEKWSALPGAERGKYLFRIARIIQERSRELAVLETLDNGKPIRETRDADLPLVAAHFFYHAGWADKLGHAGYGPDPRPLGVAGQVIPWNFPLLMLAWKIAPALATGNTVVLKPAETTPLSALFFADICRQAGLPKGVVNIVTGDGSTGAELVAHPGINKVAFTGSTAVGKEIARTLAGTDKKLTLELGGKGANIVFDDAPIDQAVEGIVTGIFFNQGQVCCAGSRLLVQESVHDEVLDSLKRRLQTLRIGDPLDKNTDIGAINSAEQLARIKALAETGEAEGAERWSPACELPTSGYWFAPTLFTGVTQAHTIARDEIFGPVLSVLTFRTPDEAIAKANNSPYGLSAGIWTEKGSRILAMAGKLRAGVVWANTFNKFDPTSPFGGYKESGFGREGGRHGLEAYLNV
- a CDS encoding Nramp family divalent metal transporter — protein: MSEPVSQVKPTETQRPKPRRFGPGLLVTAAFIGPGTVTTASIAGADFGFALVWALVFSIGAAMVLQEMSARLGIVSRGGLGEALRTTFRQPVVSYGAITLVVVAIAFGNAAFQTGNLTGAGLGLEALTGASPQLWAGVVGITAFVLLLTGTYRLIEGAVITLVVVMSVVFVATAVIVRPDLTELFGGLVPQLPSGATLTVIALIGTTVVPYNLFLHASSVRQKWTDDTPVDRALTEARSDTYLSIGLGGLITLAVITTAATAMFAKGLRVESAADMAAQLEPLLGPAAQGFFAAGLFAAGLTSAITAPLAAAFAVSGALGWRPDLKSARFRTVWALVILAGTAFAVLGENPVAAILFAQAANGLCLPVIAVFLLRVMNRRDLLGGYRNNLTRNVLGCAVVLIATGLGLFNILRALGIAG
- a CDS encoding LamB/YcsF family protein; this translates as MSNKRDKHDRLIDRLIDLNCDLGEGFGSWRMGDDDALLPLVTSANVACGFHAGDPTIMRRVCERAAADGVTIGAHVGYRDLAGFGRRRIDVDPAELTDEILYQIGALDTFARLAGERVGYVKPHGALYNTAMTDPGQAGAVVEAVRRYDPRLPVLGLPGSELLRAAESAGLTGVPEAFADRAYSADGQLLSRRLPGAVLHDPEVIADRCVRLATEGKIDAVDGTALSVPARSICVHGDTPQAVEIARRVRQGLTDAGVGLAPFTGRAAA
- a CDS encoding GntR family transcriptional regulator, translating into MVAARAAESGDSAAFAELAGDRPLLGRTSTVERVAEILRARIIEGLLRPGARLSEEAIGGALGISRNTLREAFRLLSHERLVVHELNRGVFVRTPTTADVVDLFRVRRLIETAAVGGAADAMSDERLHALRAAVAEGERAAAEQRGADIGTANVRFHQAIAALAGSPRIDELMRQLLAELRLVFHVVENPGKLHEPYVKRNREILTLLEAHDVTRAQRALAAYLDDAEKQLLAAH